In the genome of Aspergillus luchuensis IFO 4308 DNA, chromosome 2, nearly complete sequence, one region contains:
- a CDS encoding arylsulfatase (COG:P;~EggNog:ENOG410PFR8;~InterPro:IPR017850,IPR000917,IPR024607;~PFAM:PF00884;~go_function: GO:0003824 - catalytic activity [Evidence IEA];~go_function: GO:0008484 - sulfuric ester hydrolase activity [Evidence IEA]) yields the protein MAPKRPNFLVVVADDLGFSDIGCFGGEIRTPNLNRLAQEGIRFTDFHAAAACSPTRAMIMTGTDHHIAGLGNLVEWTNISGQNDPKGGGMSTAPQRGMPGYEGYLNERVVALPEVLRDGGYHTLMAGKWHLGLTPERSPYRRGFDRSLAHLPACSNHYAFEPQLQGADETPTFLEASYIALHTEDDQYVKKLPDGWYSSDGYGDKMRDYLKDWHERGDDRPFFAYLPFTAPHWPLQAPREYIDHYRGVYDEGPDVLRQRRLERLKALGMIPDSVEPHPVVAEEDEAKPWSELSPEEQKMSSTAMEVFAGMVECIDANVGKVVDYLASIDELDNTFVCFMSDNGAEGAAYEAYPLVKSGVLPHLQKYYDNSLENLGNYNSFIWYGPRWAQAATAPSRLYKAYTTEGGVRVPFLARFPTSVQTSPHVQAGAITDQFATVMDLAPTILDMAGLKHPAPTYQGREIVPMRGKSIYPWANGSAARIHPEDFIQGWETCGRAALRYGDWKIVYIPKPKGPERWQLYNLRNDPGEVHDLAENEPERMKVLLKLWDQYVLETGVIPLSPDLGEFLEAMDEQMKENVWMEFDYWKKGAREEPDKYTRKPLRFGGLQKTVKQF from the exons ATGGCTCCGAAACGCCCCAACTTCCTCGTAGTCGTCGCCGACGATCTGGGCTTCTCTGACATTGGTTGCTTTGGCGGAGAGATTCGCACTCCCAACCTCAACCGTCTGGCCCAGGAGGGCATTCGCTTTACAGACTTTCACGCTGCGGCAGCATGCTC TCCCACTCGCGCCATGATCATGACCGGCACCGACCACCACATCGCCGGTCTGGGTAACCTCGTCGAATGGACCAACATCTCTGGCCAGAATGACCCCAAGGGCGGCGGCATGAGCACCGCTCCTCAGCGCGGTATGCCCGGTTACGAAGGCTACCTCAACGAGCGCGTCGTCGCTCTCCCCGAAGTCCTCCGCGACGGGGGCTACCACACCTTGATGGCAGGAAAATGGCACCTGGGTCTGACCCCAGAGCGCTCGCCCTACCGTCGCGGCTTCGACCGCTCCCTCGCCCACCTCCCAGCCTGCTCCAACCACTACGCTTTTGAGCCCCAGCTCCAAGGCGCCGACGAGACCCCTACCTTCCTCGAAGCCAGTTACATCGCCTTGCACACGGAAGACGACCAATACGTCAAGAAACTCCCAGATGGATGGTACTCGTCCGACGGCTACGGCGACAAGATGCGTGATTACCTGAAAGACTGGCACGAGCGCGGCGACGACCGGCCTTTCTTTGCCTATCTCCCCTTCACAGCGCCCCACTGGCCCCTGCAAGCTCCCCGCGAGTACATCGACCACTACCGCGGCGTCTACGACGAAGGTCCTGATGTCCTGCGCCAACGCCGTCTCGAGCGTCTCAAAGCCCTCGGCATGATCCCTGACAGCGTCGAGCCTCATCCTGTGGTtgcagaggaagacgaggccAAGCCCTGGTCTGAGCTCTCCCCAGAGGAACAAAAAATGTCCTCCACCGCGATGGAAGTCTTCGCTGGTATGGTCGAGTGCATCGACGCCAATGTCGGCAAGGTCGTCGATTATCTCGCCTCCATTGACGAGCTGGATAATACGTTCGTCTGCTTCATGTCTGACAATGGTGCCGAGGGCGCAGCCTACGAAGCATACCCTCTGGTGAAGAGTGGAGTCCTACCTCATCTTCAGAAATACTACGACAATTCGCTCGAGAACCTGGGCAATTACAACTCATTCATCTGGTACGGCCCGCGATGGGCGCAGGCAGCCACCGCTCCGTCCAGATTGTATAAAGCATACACTACGGAGGGAGGCGTTCGCGTTCCCTTCCTTGCTAGATTCCCTACTTCAGTGCAGACGTCTCCTCATGTCCAGGCTGGTGCTATAACAGACCAGTTCGCCACAGTCATGGACCTCGCCCCTACTATTCTGGACATGGCCGGTCTCAAGCACCCCGCACCGACATACCAGGGACGGGAGATCGTTCCCATGCGCGGGAAGTCCATCTACCCCTGGGCCAATGGCAGCGCGGCACGAATCCACCCAGAGGACTTCATCCAAGGCTGGGAGACGTGTGGTCGTGCAGCCCTGCGCTACGGCGACTGGAAGATCGTGTATATCCCGAAACCAAAGGGACCAGAGCGCTGGCAGCTGTATAATCTGAGGAACGATCCGGGCGAAGTGCACGACTTGGCGGAGAATGAGCCagagaggatgaaggtgTTGCTGAAGTTGTGGGATCAGTACGTGCTTGAGACGGGAGTTATCCCGTTGAGTCCGGATCTGGGTGAATTCCTCGAGGCGATGGACGAGCAGATGAAGGAAAATGTGTGGATGGAGTTTGACTATTGGAAGAAGGGGGCGAGGGAGGAGCCGGACAAGTATACGAGAAAGCCATTGAGGTTTGGTGGGTTGCAGAAGACGGTGAAGCAGTTCTAG